In a genomic window of Occallatibacter riparius:
- a CDS encoding type IV secretory system conjugative DNA transfer family protein translates to MRNAQIAPPGYVLPKRPGWQGGWNLKAVCGALVMFVLTASANTEWLAMTLGNPVEMGEPLFWFRGIGVFQPFAGIRLWRLYAASRLISSAVRRDIWLAFAATVILGLFLAWITYWFLSLIRDRKDTDSLQNLHGSAKWADKKAIEELGLLDATDGVYIGGWRDPTTQELRYLIHSGAEPVLLFAPSRSGKGVSAIVPSLCQWRQSVVVYDLKGENWDLTAGFRHKIGQRVLKFAPTLPEESCCYNPLSEVRWETDHDVGDVQTIANAVIRNGGENTLYQHFEDAAVDLVSAGILHLGYFFRRLDPPRQVTLSDVLALYSLPGKDISDTLRQMQAETHDPGGMSAPRLNWKDINGRPTVTHPFVAKAVQRQLNRADREGASVQSSIVTPMTIYDDPIVQKTICRSDFKIRDLVYGERPMSLYLKVPQPDRDRLRPLVRLILQLIFTRLMEQPAKNRHHLLLMLDEFPELKKIPNLASAMSLMAGYKIKPYLIAQTLTQIREEYGENESITDNCYIKAAFQTDNLTTCKSLSELSGNMTIEKETVNYSGQRTDLYLKHIFRSVEQVQRPLITVDEIRRMRPPRKATNDPNSRIIEPGDMLIFINGVAPIYGTQSLFFLSKTLLARTKLPPPRFNTAANEPLPTKEAAKFSLDTAMIAKQAMQEAIHGQRNEL, encoded by the coding sequence ATGCGAAATGCACAAATTGCACCGCCGGGCTATGTCTTACCGAAACGTCCTGGTTGGCAGGGCGGTTGGAATCTCAAAGCTGTCTGCGGGGCTCTCGTGATGTTCGTGCTCACGGCATCTGCCAACACAGAATGGCTCGCCATGACACTCGGCAATCCCGTCGAAATGGGCGAGCCGCTCTTCTGGTTCAGAGGGATTGGGGTATTCCAGCCGTTCGCCGGCATCCGGCTGTGGAGACTATATGCCGCTAGCAGACTCATCAGCTCCGCAGTGCGCCGTGACATTTGGCTTGCATTCGCTGCAACCGTCATCCTTGGTCTATTCCTCGCATGGATAACATACTGGTTTCTTTCACTCATCAGGGATCGCAAGGACACCGACAGTCTTCAGAACCTGCACGGCTCAGCAAAATGGGCAGACAAAAAGGCAATCGAAGAACTCGGCCTGCTGGATGCTACAGACGGCGTGTATATCGGCGGTTGGCGTGATCCGACTACCCAAGAGCTCCGCTATCTCATCCACTCGGGGGCAGAGCCAGTCCTATTGTTCGCTCCGAGCCGCTCAGGCAAAGGCGTGAGCGCGATTGTTCCGTCCTTATGCCAGTGGCGCCAGAGCGTCGTTGTCTACGATCTCAAGGGCGAAAACTGGGACCTCACCGCAGGGTTTCGACACAAGATCGGACAGCGGGTGCTCAAATTCGCCCCGACGCTACCCGAAGAAAGCTGCTGCTACAACCCCCTCTCAGAAGTGCGCTGGGAAACCGACCACGACGTCGGGGACGTGCAAACAATCGCAAACGCAGTCATCCGCAACGGCGGCGAAAACACGTTATATCAGCACTTCGAGGACGCCGCAGTAGACCTCGTCTCCGCCGGCATTTTGCATCTGGGCTATTTCTTCCGTCGTCTCGATCCGCCCCGCCAAGTGACGCTCTCTGATGTTCTCGCCCTCTACTCGCTGCCAGGGAAAGACATCTCCGACACGCTCAGGCAAATGCAAGCTGAGACGCATGATCCGGGTGGCATGTCTGCGCCGCGACTCAATTGGAAGGACATCAACGGCCGGCCCACAGTGACCCATCCGTTCGTTGCCAAGGCTGTTCAGCGGCAATTGAATCGAGCTGACCGGGAAGGCGCAAGCGTGCAGTCCAGCATCGTCACTCCGATGACCATATATGACGACCCAATAGTGCAGAAGACGATCTGCCGTAGCGATTTCAAAATCAGGGATCTCGTCTATGGTGAAAGACCCATGAGCCTGTACCTCAAAGTCCCACAGCCAGACCGGGATCGCCTTCGCCCGCTTGTACGCCTCATTCTGCAATTGATCTTCACTCGGCTCATGGAGCAGCCCGCGAAGAACCGTCACCATTTGCTGTTGATGTTGGACGAATTCCCGGAGCTGAAGAAGATTCCGAATCTCGCGTCGGCGATGAGCCTGATGGCCGGTTACAAGATCAAACCCTATCTCATCGCCCAGACTCTGACCCAGATTCGCGAAGAGTACGGGGAAAACGAATCCATCACTGACAACTGCTACATCAAGGCTGCATTTCAAACGGACAACCTTACCACCTGCAAGAGCCTGTCGGAGCTGTCCGGCAACATGACCATCGAAAAAGAAACCGTGAATTACAGCGGACAAAGGACAGACCTCTACTTGAAGCACATCTTCCGGAGCGTCGAACAGGTCCAGCGACCGCTCATCACGGTTGATGAGATTCGGAGGATGAGACCGCCTCGGAAAGCCACGAATGATCCCAACAGCAGAATCATTGAGCCAGGGGACATGCTGATCTTCATCAATGGCGTCGCCCCTATCTACGGCACGCAGAGTCTCTTCTTCTTGAGCAAGACCCTCTTGGCGCGGACCAAACTTCCACCGCCCCGATTCAATACGGCCGCCAACGAGCCGTTGCCAACCAAAGAAGCCGCAAAATTCTCTCTTGACACAGCAATGATCGCGAAACAGGCAATGCAGGAGGCCATCCATGGGCAGCGCAATGAGCTCTAA